The candidate division TA06 bacterium B3_TA06 sequence TTGGCTGTCACAGCGATGTCTTTAGTAGGTGCACCACGTAGATGAGAGATTTCCTCTTCGGTGATTTGAGTCTGTGTATTGTTCTCTAAGTCATGTGCCAACACAGGGCCTATCGAGTAAGGGGAGGAATTGTCTTTCCCAAGAATGTAGTAAATCTTCGAACCGTCGGCGGACCAATGCGGAGAGTGAACGACGTACTGAAGGTCCTCCACAAGTAGCTCTCTATCACCTTGAATAACGTTGCATGAAAGCAGGGATGTTACTACTGCCCCTGCGATTAGCCCTGCTCCCAGAACACTCCACATCCTTCTCATAATTCCCTCCAACCGATGTTTAAGCTTGGACGTAAATAATCGTCCTTTAGCTTTATTGTAGGCAATTTTTGAAACTTGTCAAGTAGGCAAATTTGATTTCTTTTGGATAAAGGCGTGTCCGCTCATCTGTCCGTTTTGAAGACTGACTATTATAGGGATCAGGAAGACAATTTTACACGCCTCCTGAAATCGTTGGCTCTTGACATTCTGGTTTAAGTGGGCAATTTGACATCCGTCCAAATCTCCGTATCATTCGAAAAGGAGAACCGATGATAGAGGTAAAGACCGCCGAGGAGTTCAAGAAAGAGGTGCTCCAGGCCAAGGTTCCGGTCATCGTTGATTTCTGGGCAAGCTGGTGTCAGCCCTGCAAGATACTGGGGCCGATTGTTGAGGAGCTTGCCAAAGACTACGATGGTCGCGCCAGGGTAGTGAAGGTCAACGTGGACGAGGCGCGCGAACTAGTGCAGATTCATCAGGTTATGAGCATCCCCACCGTTGTATTCTTCAAGCAAGGCCAGGCCCGCGATCGCAGCATAGGAGCCGTTCCCAAAGCGATCCTGGCGGAAAAACTAGACGCCTTACTGGAAGGCTAAGGGGGAGCAGATGGCCGGTTCCAAAATCCAGGAAGGGCTTACGTTTGACGATGTGCTTCTGCAGCCGCGTCGCTCCGAGGTGCTGCCGCGCGAGGTTAACCTGACCACCCGATTCTCAAAGAAGATAACACTTAAACTTCCGCTTGTAAGTGCCGCAATGGATACGGTTACAGAATCGGCCATGGCCATCACCCTTGCCCACCAGGGTGGAATCGGCGTTATCCACAAGAATATGAGCATCGAGCGCCAGGCCGAGGAGGTAAGAGGAGTCAAACGTGCCGAGAGCTGGATTATCGAGGATCCTTTCACCGTCTCGCCCGATACGTCGCTGCGCGAGGTAAGGGCACTTATGGAACGCTACCACTGCGGCGGCTTCCCGGTGATTGATGCTGAGCGTAAGGTGCTGGGAATTATTACTACCCGCGATATCATGTTTGAGGACAACCTCTCGCTCCCGGTTGAGAACGTGATGACCAGTCAGAATCTCATCACAGCCAAGAAGGGGACCAGCATCAACAAGGCACGTGAGATCCTCAAGCGTGCAAAGGTCGAAAAGCTCTTAATAGTGGATAATAAAGGCCGGCTTGCAGGTCTCGTGACCGCGAAGGACATCCAGAAGAAGCTTGAGCACCCGGACGCTACGGTTGATGAACGCGGCAGACTGCGCTGCGCCGCTGCAGTAGGGGTTTCGCGAGATTCCCTCGATAGGGTAGAGGCTTTAATCGAAGCAGATGTAGATGCCATCGTGATCGATACGGCCCATGCCCACTCGAAGTTGGTTCTAGATTTGGCTCGTAAGTTACGCAAAAAGATGAGTAATGCGCAACTCGTGGTAGGAAATATCGGCACCAGCGAGGCGGCAAAGGACCTCTTAAAGCTCGATCCAGACGCCATAAAGGTAGGGATAGGCCCTGGCTCGATATGCACCACACGTGTTATCGCAGGTATCGGAATACCGCAGCTTACAGCTATAATGAACTGCTATGCCGAGACCAAACAGGCCAAGGTACCCCTTATTGCAGACGGCGGCATACGCTACTCAGGTGATATCGTAAAAGCTTTAGCCGTCGGCGCGGACTCGGTTATGATCGGAAACCTTTTTGCCGGCACTGATGAGAGTCCTGGCGAATCAATACTTCTTGAGGGGCGTCGCTTCAAGATCTACCGCGCAATGGGCTCGATAGATGCAATGAGGCAAGGTTCGGCAGATCGTTACTTCCAGGAAGAGGCCAAAAAATTCGTCCCAGAAGGAATAGAGGGGATAGTGCCTTATCGCGGCAGTGTTTGCGAGCAGATCTATCAGCTGGCTGGTGGAACCAAGTCCGGGCTGGGCTATGTGGGAGCAAAGACCATCGCACAGCTCAGGCAGCGTGCGCGCTTTGTGCAAATCTCCGGTGCCGGACTGAAGGAGGGCCACCCGCACGACGTCCGCATAACCAAGGAAGCCCCGAACTACGAACTGCACCCGTAACCCGTAACACCCGTAACACCCGTAACATCCGTAACACCCGTAACACACACCTAGATTGAAAGATTGGAAGATTGAAGATTAGAAGATTGAAGGATTGAAGATTCGAAGATTAGAAGATTAAGCATGTAAGGCGACCCCACCAGTCCACGGAGCTCGATCCGGTATCTAACGAGATTCAGATCTCAAGGGTTAATCGGTTCAGAATCATAGAGCACAGGACTCGAGCCCAAAGAAAAACAAGAAAAAACCAGGGGATAGGGGAACACCACCGGATACACCCCGGACTGCCGTATATCGTCCTTCCCGCCTTAGTTTACGTAAGACTAATTATCGGCAAAAAGTCACGGGCGTGGCAGGTGGGCATATTGCGTCCATGTAACGATATATAGGGAGTGACCTAGCATTTCCTTGACGGTGCGAATCTTGGCCCCGCTCTCTAAAAGATGAGCGGCAAAAGAATGTCTGAAAGTACGTGGGGTAACATGCCTTTTAATTCCTGCCGCTTCTATACACGTGTGAATGATCCTCCAAGCTCCCATGCGTGAAAGTGGTTGACCACGACAATTAAGAAAAATCGCATTGCGGCTATCTTTGTCAGGACTAAGTAACTTCTTGCGACCTTCCTCGCCACAGATGTACCGACGCAGAGAAATAACTGCGGGTTCCCCTAAAGGCAGTACTCTCTCCTTATTCCTCAAGCCTGTTACACGAAGGGATTTCTCCTGTAGATCGAGATTACTTAACTTAAGACCGATAAGTTCCGATATTCGCAATCCTGCACTATAAAGCACTTCAAGCACAGCTTGGTCGCGCAATATAAACGACGAAGTTTTTGGGGAATCGGAATACCTGGATGCACCTGTGGCGGCAACCAACAAGGCTTCTATTTCCTTCACTGAAAGCACATCAGAAACTTTCTGTCTAGGTTGAGGGGCTGTAATATTTTCGGCTGGATCTTCAGCAAGTCTACCTTTATCCTTGAGATAGCGAAAAAACGACTTTAAGGCCGAGAGTTTTCGAGCGACAGAGAGTGGCGCGAGACCTGCATGATATAAGTGGGATAGATAGTCGCGAATGATTCTTTCTGTAACGTTCACAATATCAAGCACTTGGCCTTCTTTCTCTTTTAGAAATGAAAAAAACTGTCGAAGGTCTCGCCCATAGGCCTCGACCGTAGTCGCCGACAGGTTGGATTCTCCTTCTAAGAATTCCTTAAGGAGAAGTAGGAAATTCTTTTTCCACTTTACCAACTCTCTCTTCATAGGAAGCACACTCCATCCATAAAGATTCTAGCAGATACACTCTCTATGTCAAGGTTCTTTAAAAGAAAAGCCCCGGCTCTTGCGTTACGGGTGTTACGGGGGCCGGGGCTTTGAGTTTTACGTTCCGAAACTGGAGCGGATTATACCATGCCCTTGAACCACTTCTCAGCAAGACCGGCCAGGATCGGCATCTTCCAGAACTTACCCGAAAGTGCCTGTATAAGACCGATAAGTGCAAGTATCGCCAAAGCGAACATGACAAGTCCTACCAGGCCCCCCCAGATCCAGGTGCATACAGGGCCACTGAACCAGACGGTTATCCAGAATATTATAACTCCTAGTATTACACCCGCCGCACCAATTACCGTTTCTGCAATCGCAAGCATAAGGCCCTGACGAGCATGATACATGGAAAAAGGATTCTCCTTCTGGGTTACAATCGGAATTATACAAAGCCACCAGATGTAGGAGAGCCAAGCAAGGCTCTTACCCTCGTTGATCTGTTCTTCGGTTGCGCTGGGAAAACTTACTTCTGCCATGTTACTCCTCCTATTGGTTTAAGGTTTGTGCGCCTATTCTAAGCAAAGCAGAAGGTTTGTCAACTGATATGAACGCTCGTATCAACCAGGCTTGACATCTTGATCTTTTCAGCCAAAATTCAGTCGTGTCACACGAGGTTTTCAAAGAGGATCGAATCTTCATTATCTCATGGGGAGTATTCATCGGAATAATGACGATTCTCCTGACCGGTGTAATCGCCGCCCCCTTGTTTGAACTTTGGAAGGCTGAAGGGATCGCAGATTTTCTTTATAGAGCCTACCACCTCTCTTGCCATCAACTACCTTCTCGTTCGTGGTTCATCTGCGGGGCAAAACTCGGTGTGTGCGTACGCTGTCTTGCCACCTATCTTTTCTTCATACCGATAGGTGTTGCTTTATTCATTCGTCCTTTGCGGACCTGGATAGCCCGGCGTTCGTTTTTGCGTTTTGTATTACCTGTTTGGCTGGGTTCCCTCTCCCTTCTCCTGATAGATGGTTTGCTCCAACTTGTCACCCCATGGGAAAGCACAAACTTCTTACGATTCGTGACTGGCGGCCTTGCTGGTGTTGGAACAGCACTCCTTTTGGGTTACCTTGTTTTGAGATTTACCCAGAAGGTCGAAGCCTCCCTTCGCTAGCCTCTCCCCTATTCAATTTGGAGTGCAACGACCGCGTGGTTGCTCCCCCTCAAATACTTTTAGGAATCCACCCAACATGTATTGCGATGCTCAGCGTGTCCCTTGAGCGCTTTATGCGCTCATAGGGTATTAGCCTCGCCAACAATCTAGCGAACCTAAAGGTTCGCACTACATGTTCTTTTCTTAAGATTCATTGAGAGGGTCAACGCATTCCTAATGGGCCTTTCGGGGTCCCCGCGGCGTCAAGCAGTGACGCCAGGGGGTGATATATCATGGGTGAAAAGACCCCTCTCTCCGAAGAAGACGACCGCAAGGCCCGCAAATGCGAGACCTGCGGCGACGATCATGGAAAGCTCGTAGCTTACTGTGGATAAAGCTCCTCCCAGAAACGAACCGGCTATCCCGCAAAGTCCGATAACCGCATTGAACGCACCTGAAACGGTGGAGCGCTCCTCTGTACAGGATCTGCAAAGGTAGATAAGCGAACCGAGGTAGAGTGCCGACCAGGAGAAGGCCAAGATGATCTGCAACGGGATGAAAAGCCATGGATTCGGCGCCATTATGTAACCCAAGAAGACCACGATGGATAGGATATACCCCAAGGGCAGGGCTATCTTCGGCTTCAGCCTTTCAATGAAAAGCATGAAGAAGACCTGACCCAGGGGATTGAGTGCATAGACCAATCCCATCAGATCGAGAATCGCTATCCCCGGGATCAGAGGCCCATAAACCCCACGCTGCCGCAGGAAGAGCGTAAACGTGACCCAGATCGAGAGTGCACCGGTGTGGCGCAGGAAGAACCCTAAAAAGATCGGCCAGTGCCTTTTGATGACCTCGAAGGAGAGGAATCTTGTCCGGGGTCGGCTGGGTAGCTCGCGGAAGCTGAAGCCCAGAAAGGCAGGCAGGAGAGCCATCCCGGCAGCGATAAAGAAGGTAAGTGGACGTGGACCGATCCCAGGGGCGAGGAATGAACCAACGGTCCAGCCGAGTGAGCCAAGGGCTGCGAAGATGCCGACCGAGGCCTTACGCTCCACGGTCGAGGCAAAAAGCGCACCCGGAAGCATACCCAGACCAATGCCGGTCAACGCCCTGCCGATCATAAGCACAGAGTAGCTTTCCATGAACAACCCTATAAGCAGGGAGCCCAACGCTGCAGTCATGCAGCCCGTAAAGATGATCGTGCGCCTGCGGATGAAGTCGCCCAGGCGACCGAAGAATACCCCGAACAGGAAGTAAGGCAGATGATAGGCGGCGGTTGCAAGACCGACAAGGAAGTTGCTATCCGTTTGCTGCTTTGCCACCACCTGAACCTGAATAAACAGGATCATCATGGCGGCGTAGGTAAAGAAGTTCACGACAGGCGGTCGCGGATCCCGGCTTGGATCCCTGCGCCAGTTATCCAGCCACTTCCTCAGCACCGCTCCTTAACTCCTTTAGCCTTTGACTCTTATACTCAGAGAAACGCCCTTTGCGTATCGCTTCGCGCATCTCTCTCATCAGGGTATAGAAGAAACAAAGGTTGTGGATGGATAAAAGTCTGGGGCCGAGTATCTCGTCAGCCATGAAGAGATGCCGCAGAAAAGCCCGTGTATAATTTTGACAGGCAGGACAGGCACAGCCTTCCTCAATAGGTCTAAGATCGTCCTTGTAGCAGGCGTTGCGCAAGTTTATCTGTCCTTGCCTCGTAAACGCCGATCCTGTCCGGCCGTTGCGGGTGGGCAGAACGCAGTCAAAGAGGTCGGCACCCCTTGCCACCATCTGTAAAAGATCTGCGGGATAGCCCGCACCCATAACGTAGCGGATCCTGTCCTTTGGCAGCATGGGTTCTACATTATCGATGATGCGGTAGGTCAACTCAGGAGGTTCGCCGAGGCAGAGACCACCTATAGCAAATCCTCGAAACGGCAGGGCGGTGATCTCCTTTGCAGATCGCTCGCGCAGATCGTCGTAGGTCGCACCCTGCACGATCCCGAACAGCCTGCCCGTAACACCCCCCGTAACACCAGTAACACCCGTAACACCCGTAACACACCCAAGTGATCTTTTGGCCCATAAAGTAGTGCGTTCGAGCGAGCGAACCGCCGCCGGATACTCGGCAGGGTAGCCGATGGGCTGATCAAGCACCATCCAGATGTCGCTGTCCAGTGCCCGCTGTATCTCTACGACCTTCTCAGGGGTAAAGGTGTGGCGTGAGCCGTCTATGTGGGACTGAAACGTTACACCTTCGTCTGAGATCCTGCCTAACCCCGTAAGTGAGTATATCTGAAACCCGCCCGAATCGGTAAGTGTCGGCCGGTTCCAGCCCATGAACTTACTCACACCTCCGGCTTGCCCGATCACCTCAACACCCGGCCGCAGGTAAAGATGATATGCGTTGGCAACAAGGATCTGTCCGCCGAGGTCAGCCACCTCGTCCGGTGTAAATGTCTTGACTGTCCCCTGGGTGGCCACGGCCATAAATGCAGGGGTTTCAACACTTCCGTGGGTAAGCTCAAGCGTTCCCTGACGTGCCTTTGTTTTGCTGTCGGTTGCGTTGAGCCTAAATCTTATCATCCCTTTCCCTCACCCTGACCCTCTACCCGACACCAGACGGTGGTGCAGGCGGGGACACTTCGTCCCAACGGGAGAGGGGATTAGATCTGGACTCAATGATGGTAGTGCGTTACGGGTCATAATATTAAGGCAGCATCACCGTAAGAGAGAAACCGGTAATCTTTCTCAAGCGCCTCCTCGTAAGCCTTGAATAAAAGTTCCTTGCCGCAAAACGCAGCGGTCAGAAGCAATGGTGTAGAGCTGGGCTGGTGAAAGTTGGTTAAGAACCCCTCCACCCGTTTGAATTCATGTCCGGGATAGATAAAAAGCTCGGTGGAACCGGAATGAGGTCTGATCGGTTCAGAACCAGGGAAGGACTCGAGGGTTCTCGTGACTGTGGTACCCACAGCTATAATCCGGTCGGCACGATTTATCTTTTCTGCAGCTTCAGCGCTGACCGTGTAGTTCTCCGCATCCATTCTGTGATCTTCCACGTTCTCAGTCTTGATGGCTCGAAACGTTCCCTCTCCCACATCCAATTGGATAAACGCGACTTCCACACCCTTT is a genomic window containing:
- a CDS encoding site-specific tyrosine recombinase XerD yields the protein MKRELVKWKKNFLLLLKEFLEGESNLSATTVEAYGRDLRQFFSFLKEKEGQVLDIVNVTERIIRDYLSHLYHAGLAPLSVARKLSALKSFFRYLKDKGRLAEDPAENITAPQPRQKVSDVLSVKEIEALLVAATGASRYSDSPKTSSFILRDQAVLEVLYSAGLRISELIGLKLSNLDLQEKSLRVTGLRNKERVLPLGEPAVISLRRYICGEEGRKKLLSPDKDSRNAIFLNCRGQPLSRMGAWRIIHTCIEAAGIKRHVTPRTFRHSFAAHLLESGAKIRTVKEMLGHSLYIVTWTQYAHLPRP
- the trxA gene encoding thioredoxin, with amino-acid sequence MIEVKTAEEFKKEVLQAKVPVIVDFWASWCQPCKILGPIVEELAKDYDGRARVVKVNVDEARELVQIHQVMSIPTVVFFKQGQARDRSIGAVPKAILAEKLDALLEG
- a CDS encoding tRNA guanosine(34) transglycosylase Tgt; this encodes MIRFRLNATDSKTKARQGTLELTHGSVETPAFMAVATQGTVKTFTPDEVADLGGQILVANAYHLYLRPGVEVIGQAGGVSKFMGWNRPTLTDSGGFQIYSLTGLGRISDEGVTFQSHIDGSRHTFTPEKVVEIQRALDSDIWMVLDQPIGYPAEYPAAVRSLERTTLWAKRSLGCVTGVTGVTGVTGGVTGRLFGIVQGATYDDLRERSAKEITALPFRGFAIGGLCLGEPPELTYRIIDNVEPMLPKDRIRYVMGAGYPADLLQMVARGADLFDCVLPTRNGRTGSAFTRQGQINLRNACYKDDLRPIEEGCACPACQNYTRAFLRHLFMADEILGPRLLSIHNLCFFYTLMREMREAIRKGRFSEYKSQRLKELRSGAEEVAG
- a CDS encoding IMP dehydrogenase, whose product is MAGSKIQEGLTFDDVLLQPRRSEVLPREVNLTTRFSKKITLKLPLVSAAMDTVTESAMAITLAHQGGIGVIHKNMSIERQAEEVRGVKRAESWIIEDPFTVSPDTSLREVRALMERYHCGGFPVIDAERKVLGIITTRDIMFEDNLSLPVENVMTSQNLITAKKGTSINKAREILKRAKVEKLLIVDNKGRLAGLVTAKDIQKKLEHPDATVDERGRLRCAAAVGVSRDSLDRVEALIEADVDAIVIDTAHAHSKLVLDLARKLRKKMSNAQLVVGNIGTSEAAKDLLKLDPDAIKVGIGPGSICTTRVIAGIGIPQLTAIMNCYAETKQAKVPLIADGGIRYSGDIVKALAVGADSVMIGNLFAGTDESPGESILLEGRRFKIYRAMGSIDAMRQGSADRYFQEEAKKFVPEGIEGIVPYRGSVCEQIYQLAGGTKSGLGYVGAKTIAQLRQRARFVQISGAGLKEGHPHDVRITKEAPNYELHP